In one Gossypium hirsutum isolate 1008001.06 chromosome D09, Gossypium_hirsutum_v2.1, whole genome shotgun sequence genomic region, the following are encoded:
- the LOC107890422 gene encoding 40S ribosomal protein S9-2, whose amino-acid sequence MVHVSFYRNYGKTFKKPRRPYEKERLDAELRLVGEYGLRCKRELWRVQYALSRIRNAARDLLTLDEKNPRRIFEGEALLRRMNRYGLLDESQNKLDYVLALTVENFLERRLQTLVFKTGMAKSIHHARVLIRQRHIRVGRQVVNIPSFMVRVDSQKHIDFSLISPFGGGRPGRVKRKNQRAAAKKAAGGDGDEEEDE is encoded by the exons ATGGTTCACGTCAGTTTCTACCGCAATT ATGGGAAGACATTTAAGAAGCCAAGGCGTCCATACGAGAAGGAACGTTTGGATGCTGAGTTGAGGCTTGTAGGAGAATATGGTCTCCGATGTAAGAGGGAGTTGTGGAGGGTTCAATATGCTTTGAGTCGAATCAGAAATGCTGCTAGGGATCTTCTTACTCTTGATGAGAAGAACCCTCGTCGTATTTTCGAAGGTGAAGCTCTTCTTCGTAGGATGAACAGGTATGGACTTTTGGATGAGAGTCAGAACAAGCTCGATTATGTCTTGGCTTTGACCGTTGAGAACTTCCTTGAACGCCGCTTGCAAACACTTGTGTTCAAGACTGGTATGGCCAAGTCAATTCACCATGCTCGTGTGTTGATTAGGCAACGTCACATCAg AGTCGGAAGGCAGGTGGTTAACATCCCATCCTTTATGGTGAGGGTTGACTCCCAGAAACATATCGACTTCTCTCTGATAAGTCCGTTCGGAGGTGGCCGTCCTGGAAGAGTGAAGAGAAAGAATCAGAGAGCAGCTGCCAAGAAGGCCGCTGGTGGAGATGGCGATGAAGAGGAAGACGAGTAA
- the LOC107890421 gene encoding MDIS1-interacting receptor like kinase 2-like isoform X2 produces the protein MENLVSLSLSGNFIDYNASAIGLLTNLTHLKKLVTLNLRYCYLSGPIPPHIGKLERMVHLDLSNNRLVGQIPSSVSNLTNLASLFLQYNQLHASIPHEIGRLKNLVTLDLSFNMLVGPIPSSVSNLTNLASLFLQSNQLNGSIPKDIGRLKNLVELHLSFNRLSGHIPSTLGQLTNLESLYLHHNQIISVIPHEIERLKDLKYLDLSYNNLRGPIPYGLLDFPLETFTGNKDLCGSTQGFLHCPSTKHNLPVVILVPTFLFFVSTFALVIFILFRRYRSKTLKSDPSPTKNGDLFSIWNFDGKIAFEDIIKATEDFDSKYCIGTGSYGSVYRAVLPSGKVIALKKLHLLEAEQPAYDISFRNEIKFLTEIRHKNIIKLHGFCLHNRCMFLIYEYMENGSLFYALSIDDEAVELDWTKRVNIVKGVAHALSYMHHDCNLPIVHRDISSNNILLNSELEAFIADFGTARLLDPDSSNQTVIVGTYGYIAPELAYSLVVTEKCDVYSFGVLALEILMGKRPGELLSTLSSSSSRVQNFMLNEILDPRLSTPRTRKMARDIAFIAVIAFACLRTRPKARPTMKLVSQEFLHNKQSPIAIPLHEISLIELKNHEMFMGDENHK, from the exons ATGGAGAATCTTGTTTCTCTAAGTTTGTCTGGGAACTTCATTGATTATAATGCTTCAGCTATTGGTCTGTTGACCAATCTCACCCACTTGAAAAAGCTAGTGACTCTCAACCTCAGATACTGTTACCTCAGTGGTCCCATTCCACCACATATTGGAAAGCTAGAGAGAATGGTTCATCTTGATCTCTCAAACAACAGGCTTGTTGGTCAAATCCCATCTTCCGTCAGCAACTTAACCAATCTTGCCTCGTTGTTCCTTCAATACAACCAACTTCATGCATCCATTCCACATGAAATTGGGAGACTAAAGAATTTGGTTACATTAGATCTATCCTTCAATATGCTTGTTGGTCCAATCCCATCTTCTGTCAGCAACTTAACCAATCTTGCCTCGTTGTTCCTTCAAAGCAACCAACTAAATGGATCCATTCCAAAAGATATTGGGAGACTAAAGAATTTGGTTGAATTGCATCTATCCTTCAATAGGCTTTCAGGTCACATCCCTTCCACCCTGGGTCAGTTAACAAATTTGGAATCTCTCTACCTCCATCATAATCAAATTATTAGTGTCATCCCCCATGAAATTGAGAGGTTGAAGGATTTAAAATATTTGGATCTCTCATACAACAACTTACGTGGACCCATTCCATATGGATTGTTGGATTTTCCACTCGAGACATTTACGGGCAATAAAGATTTATGTGGTTCCACTCAAGGCTTCCTTCATTGCCCTTCAACGAAGCACAATTTGCCTGTCGTTATTCTGGTTCCAACCTTCTTATTTTTTGTCTCGACTTTTGCTTTGGTGATATTCATCCTATTCCGACGATATAGATCTAAAACTTTGAAATCTGATCCAAGTCCAACCAAAAATGGAGATTTATTCTCTATTTGGAACTTTGATGGAAAGATTGCTTTTGAAGACATCATCAAAGCCACAGAGGATTTTGATAGCAAATATTGCATTGGAACGGGTAGTTATGGCAGTGTTTACAGAGCAGTTTTACCAAGTGGCAAAGTTATTGCTTTAAAAAAGCTCCACCTTTTGGAGGCTGAGCAACCGGCTTACGATATAAGTTTCCGAAATGAGATCAAGTTTTTAACAGAAATACGGCACAAGAACATCATCAAGCTCCACGGATTTTGTCTCCACAATCGCTGCATGtttttgatttatgaatatatggAAAATGGAAGCTTGTTTTATGCCTTGAGCATTGATGATGAAGCTGTGGAATTGGATTGGACCAAAAGAGTAAACATTGTCAAAGGTGTCGCACATGCTCTGTCTTACATGCATCATGATTGCAACCTTCCAATTGTTCATCGAGACATCTCAAGCAATAACATTTTGTTGAACTCTGAATTGGAAGCTTTTATTGCTGACTTTGGGACTGCAAGACTTCTTGATCCTGATTCGTCTAATCAAACTGTAATTGTTGGGACGTATGGATATATTGCCCCAG aaCTTGCTTATTCGTTGGTCGTGACCGAAAAATGTGATGTCTATAGTTTTGGAGTGTTGGCATTGGAAATATTGATGGGAAAGCGTCCTGGTGAattattgtcaacactatcatcATCATCGTCTCGTGTCCAAAATTTCATGCTAAATGAAATTTTGGACCCTCGATTATCAACCCCAAGAACTCGAAAAATGGCAAGAGACATCGCTTTTATTGCTGTAATTGCTTTTGCATGCTTACGAACTAGACCTAAAGCTCGACCAACAATGAAATTAGTGTCTCAAGAATTCCTACACAACAAGCAGTCCCCAATTGCAATACCTCTTCATGAAATATCATTGATCGAGCTTAAGAATCATGAGATGTTTATGGGCGATGaaaatcacaaataa
- the LOC107890424 gene encoding uncharacterized protein, whose protein sequence is MQPASDYISVKVATFASLSDLLKRLGKYSEIKKDVTLQAGKLIQPVLDLLLDSEFSEVLMEGALAVLCTIIDSFSASFLPHYEKVSLVLPNRFSPLVSLSLIVM, encoded by the exons ATGCAGCCAGCATCAGATTATATTTCGGTGAAGGTGGCCACTTTCGCTTCGTTATCGGATCTGTTAAAGAG ATTGGGTAAATATTCAGAAATCAAGAAAGATGTAACACTGCAAGCTGGGAAGCTCATTCAACCAGTTTTGGACCTTCTATTAGATAGTGAATTCTCAGAGGTTTTAATG GAAGGAGCACTTGCAGTGCTATGCACCATAATTGATTCCTTTTCAGCATCATTTCTTCCTCATTATGAAAAGGTAAGTTTGGTTTTACCGAATCGCTTTTCACCGTTGGTTTCTCTAAGCTTGATTGTAATGTAA
- the LOC107890421 gene encoding probable leucine-rich repeat receptor-like protein kinase At1g35710 isoform X1, whose protein sequence is MKSYFSTSIPTFCLLSIMAITSGFTRATKSDSEWLAAEAKALIETGWWSNYTRAENHCTWPGIQCNAGSVIEIDLGGHGLNGNITPQIGALSKLQLLNLSWNSLTGELPSSLGNLTQLAVLDVSYNHIHSIPLAIQKMENLVSLSLSGNFIDYNASAIGLLTNLTHLKKLVTLNLRYCYLSGPIPPHIGKLERMVHLDLSNNRLVGQIPSSVSNLTNLASLFLQYNQLHASIPHEIGRLKNLVTLDLSFNMLVGPIPSSVSNLTNLASLFLQSNQLNGSIPKDIGRLKNLVELHLSFNRLSGHIPSTLGQLTNLESLYLHHNQIISVIPHEIERLKDLKYLDLSYNNLRGPIPYGLLDFPLETFTGNKDLCGSTQGFLHCPSTKHNLPVVILVPTFLFFVSTFALVIFILFRRYRSKTLKSDPSPTKNGDLFSIWNFDGKIAFEDIIKATEDFDSKYCIGTGSYGSVYRAVLPSGKVIALKKLHLLEAEQPAYDISFRNEIKFLTEIRHKNIIKLHGFCLHNRCMFLIYEYMENGSLFYALSIDDEAVELDWTKRVNIVKGVAHALSYMHHDCNLPIVHRDISSNNILLNSELEAFIADFGTARLLDPDSSNQTVIVGTYGYIAPELAYSLVVTEKCDVYSFGVLALEILMGKRPGELLSTLSSSSSRVQNFMLNEILDPRLSTPRTRKMARDIAFIAVIAFACLRTRPKARPTMKLVSQEFLHNKQSPIAIPLHEISLIELKNHEMFMGDENHK, encoded by the exons ATGAAATCCTACTTCTCCACTTCTATCCCTACCTTCTGTTTACTCTCTATAATGGCAATCACTAGCGGATTTACAAGAGCAACAAAAAGTGATTCTGAATGGCTGGCAGCAGAGGCAAAAGCGTTGATAGAAACAGGGTGGTGGAGTAATTATACGAGAGCTGAAAACCATTGTACGTGGCCTGGTATCCAATGCAATGCTGGAAGTGTCATCGAGATTGATCTTGGTGGCCATGGTCTGAATGGGAACATAACACCTCAAATAGGAGCACTTTCTAAACTCCAGCTCCTTAACTTGTCTTGGAATAGTCTTACAGGTGAGTTACCTTCTTCACTTGGAAACCTCACTCAATTGGCAGTGCTTGATGTTTCTTATAACCATATTCATTCCATTCCCTTGGCAATTCAGAAGATGGAGAATCTTGTTTCTCTAAGTTTGTCTGGGAACTTCATTGATTATAATGCTTCAGCTATTGGTCTGTTGACCAATCTCACCCACTTGAAAAAGCTAGTGACTCTCAACCTCAGATACTGTTACCTCAGTGGTCCCATTCCACCACATATTGGAAAGCTAGAGAGAATGGTTCATCTTGATCTCTCAAACAACAGGCTTGTTGGTCAAATCCCATCTTCCGTCAGCAACTTAACCAATCTTGCCTCGTTGTTCCTTCAATACAACCAACTTCATGCATCCATTCCACATGAAATTGGGAGACTAAAGAATTTGGTTACATTAGATCTATCCTTCAATATGCTTGTTGGTCCAATCCCATCTTCTGTCAGCAACTTAACCAATCTTGCCTCGTTGTTCCTTCAAAGCAACCAACTAAATGGATCCATTCCAAAAGATATTGGGAGACTAAAGAATTTGGTTGAATTGCATCTATCCTTCAATAGGCTTTCAGGTCACATCCCTTCCACCCTGGGTCAGTTAACAAATTTGGAATCTCTCTACCTCCATCATAATCAAATTATTAGTGTCATCCCCCATGAAATTGAGAGGTTGAAGGATTTAAAATATTTGGATCTCTCATACAACAACTTACGTGGACCCATTCCATATGGATTGTTGGATTTTCCACTCGAGACATTTACGGGCAATAAAGATTTATGTGGTTCCACTCAAGGCTTCCTTCATTGCCCTTCAACGAAGCACAATTTGCCTGTCGTTATTCTGGTTCCAACCTTCTTATTTTTTGTCTCGACTTTTGCTTTGGTGATATTCATCCTATTCCGACGATATAGATCTAAAACTTTGAAATCTGATCCAAGTCCAACCAAAAATGGAGATTTATTCTCTATTTGGAACTTTGATGGAAAGATTGCTTTTGAAGACATCATCAAAGCCACAGAGGATTTTGATAGCAAATATTGCATTGGAACGGGTAGTTATGGCAGTGTTTACAGAGCAGTTTTACCAAGTGGCAAAGTTATTGCTTTAAAAAAGCTCCACCTTTTGGAGGCTGAGCAACCGGCTTACGATATAAGTTTCCGAAATGAGATCAAGTTTTTAACAGAAATACGGCACAAGAACATCATCAAGCTCCACGGATTTTGTCTCCACAATCGCTGCATGtttttgatttatgaatatatggAAAATGGAAGCTTGTTTTATGCCTTGAGCATTGATGATGAAGCTGTGGAATTGGATTGGACCAAAAGAGTAAACATTGTCAAAGGTGTCGCACATGCTCTGTCTTACATGCATCATGATTGCAACCTTCCAATTGTTCATCGAGACATCTCAAGCAATAACATTTTGTTGAACTCTGAATTGGAAGCTTTTATTGCTGACTTTGGGACTGCAAGACTTCTTGATCCTGATTCGTCTAATCAAACTGTAATTGTTGGGACGTATGGATATATTGCCCCAG aaCTTGCTTATTCGTTGGTCGTGACCGAAAAATGTGATGTCTATAGTTTTGGAGTGTTGGCATTGGAAATATTGATGGGAAAGCGTCCTGGTGAattattgtcaacactatcatcATCATCGTCTCGTGTCCAAAATTTCATGCTAAATGAAATTTTGGACCCTCGATTATCAACCCCAAGAACTCGAAAAATGGCAAGAGACATCGCTTTTATTGCTGTAATTGCTTTTGCATGCTTACGAACTAGACCTAAAGCTCGACCAACAATGAAATTAGTGTCTCAAGAATTCCTACACAACAAGCAGTCCCCAATTGCAATACCTCTTCATGAAATATCATTGATCGAGCTTAAGAATCATGAGATGTTTATGGGCGATGaaaatcacaaataa
- the LOC107890423 gene encoding uncharacterized protein has translation MMKVNAVLFLYIISACKISYESKVNIWLIFDVQSYAYFLASLPKSRGDKDSWVVMMQDLLTSIDIHLNDVFQCMEQAPERAENPEARKSKQLLTCIIPTLMLCCSTMLINSYPVQVTVPVQQLLTNVKRVLMVNDSFSQASLKSMAIMQEGFVCTELPVLQSYALDLLSAIIKGTSSQLLPHAGYAIRLLKDCFHKCALPMLRTKLYFIIRTLLISMGIGAALQIAEELTSYAFIDLDAYWYLNRQQVSNQDFKSTIVEAPLLQPADKKRKYTATGSLQENEDMDYLGLQLSNKHLTSPISLKIAALKAVQTLLTMGSVLRPDLRSSINDLLMNVAVNAYDGKWRNDEENEVMSTYTDFLLAALHAVLASLLSQPSVNQHYLVKGLELFRKGKQEAGTKIADFCGIALLATEMLMNPIKVSICDIPSTSHGSVNEEAQHEMLQDLYSVPNENQMTPKSFSSGMTNQNQDDTLFNYLLDSYNESEATEEQHSKIDSHKTVGDYQVDHMLKFPGKEDQQQEPFLVEIERNSNEIMHDKPFQGPLSVAEAKPFIGIEKGPEMEFRNVGLDTIGCDFLEIAATAVLEKAERSCSRQLRDH, from the exons ATGATGAAGGTGAATGCAGTTTTATTTCTGTATATCATATCTGCATGCAAGatttcatatgaatcaaaagTCAATATTTGGTTGATTTTTGATGTACAGAGCTATGCTTATTTCTTGGCATCGCTTCCGAAATCGAGAGGTGACAAGGATAGCTGGGTTGTTATGATGCAAGATTTACTAACATCAATTGACATTCACCTCAATGATGTCTTTCAATGCATGGAACAAG CACCAGAAAGAGCAGAAAATCCAGAAGCAAGAAAGTCCAAGCAATTGTTGACATGCATAATCCCAACACTAATGCTTTGCTGCAGCACAATGCTGATAAATTCTTATCCGGTTCAG GTGACTGTTCCAGTTCAACAATTATTAACTAATGTAAAAAGAGTGCTAATGGTGAATGACTCATTTTCTCAAGCTTCATTGAAGTCCATGGCAATCATGCAAGAAGGATTTGTTTGTACTGAGCTTCCTGTTTTGCAGTCATATGCTTTAGATCTCTTATCTGCAATCATAAAAGGAACATCAAG CCAACTATTGCCACATGCTGGATATGCCATCAGGCTCCTCAAAGATTGCTTTCACAAATGTGCACTGCCTATGCTAAGAACAAAACTTTACTTCATCATAAGGACTTTGCTTATATCTATGGGTATTG GTGCAGCCTTACAAATAGCAGAAGAACTCACCAGCTATGCATTTATTGATTTGGATGCCTACTGGTACCTAAATAGGCAACAAGTATCCAATCAAGACTTCAAATCTACCATAGTTGAAGCACCATTATTGCAGCCTGCTGACAAGAAAAGGAAATATACTGCAACTGGTTCCTTGCAGGAGAATGAAGACATGGACTATTTGGGACTGCAACTGTCAAATAAACACTTAACTTCTCCTATATCATTGAAGATTGCTGCATTAAAGGCAGTACAGACTCTCCTCACCATG GGTAGTGTTTTAAGACCGGATTTACGATCGAGTATCAATGACCTGCTGATGAATGTTGCAGTCAATGCTTATGATGGGAAATGGAGAAATGATGAGGAGAATGAAGTAATGTCAACCTATACAGATTTCTTGCTTGCAGCACTGCATGCTGTTTTGGCATCTCTACTTTCCCAACCTTCTGTTAACCAACATTATCTGGTTAAGGGGCTCGAACTTTTCCGTAAAG GTAAACAAGAAGCAGGAACCAAGATTGCTGATTTTTGTGGTATTGCACTTTTAGCCACAGAAATGCTCATGAATCCCATTAAAGTTTCAATTTGTGACATTCCATCCACTAGCCATGGCAGTGTCAACGAAGAAGCTCAGCATGAAATGTTACAGGATTTATACTCGGTTCCCAATGAAAACCAGATGACTCCCAAGTCATTTTCATCAGGGATGACCAACCAAAATCAAGATGATACTCTATTTAATTATCTGCTTGATAGTTACAATGAAAGTGAAGCTACTGAAGAACAACATTCCAAGATAGATAGCCACAAAACTGTTGGTGATTATCAGGTTGATCATATGCTTAAATTCCCAGGAAAAGAAGATCAGCAACAAGAACCATTCCTCGTCGAGATCGAAAGAAACTCAAATGAAATCATGCATGACAAGCCATTCCAGGGTCCATTGTCAGTAGCAGAAGCCAAGCCTTTTATAGGTATTGAAAAAGGTCCTGAGATGGAATTTAGAAATGTTGGTTTAGATACCATTGGTTGTGATTTCTTGGAGATAGCTGCAACAGCAGTGTTGGAAAAAGCTGAAAGGTCTTGTTCTCGTCAGTTGAGGGATCACTAA